A window of the Butyricimonas virosa genome harbors these coding sequences:
- a CDS encoding TlpA family protein disulfide reductase translates to MMGKLGGIVLILMLLMWCCNTRKTVVEFNLIGSSGMLPELEVNGEEWDIQVDDSGYAKLMLTEGEHGYATLKYGKDRLPLFIEDGMTLRIYIYGDHAKGNIRFEGDGAPKNRYLNSQVMKNLSFDYELDGPEFLGQLKDLIQEQFHYLDTMGFDTAFTEMERNRIKFSTYKALENYPLYHAWSTGNMDYQPDTAYLSCIKKLIKEDEKLLVLKEYQEGMASLVSLISTYHMKELDAYKQVMAQFDYVIHHLTNETLVEFLIDHYAYAYLLGVGIDGHIDDVLRVYDFYVKNPVLRKRFQEVYDRCAKIVPGSPAFDFMFTDIAGQAVELEDFRGKYLFINVWTTWGVPCRYENLAWEKLEKEFEDDNIVFVAVSCDSDRAVWEKRVRENPKGEVQLYMGNDRSFMDFYMIRGVPRFILIAPDGRIINSDMLRPSDPETAKTLRAYLKEK, encoded by the coding sequence ATGATGGGAAAACTTGGAGGCATAGTATTGATCTTGATGTTATTGATGTGGTGTTGTAATACCCGGAAAACAGTCGTGGAATTTAATCTTATCGGGTCTTCGGGGATGCTGCCGGAGCTGGAGGTTAACGGGGAAGAATGGGATATTCAAGTAGATGATTCAGGATATGCCAAATTGATGCTGACAGAGGGCGAACATGGATATGCAACGTTAAAATATGGAAAGGATCGTCTTCCTTTGTTTATTGAAGACGGAATGACATTACGAATATATATTTACGGGGATCATGCTAAAGGGAATATTCGTTTTGAAGGAGACGGCGCTCCCAAGAATCGTTATTTGAACAGTCAGGTCATGAAGAATTTGTCTTTCGATTACGAATTGGATGGTCCGGAGTTTTTAGGTCAGTTGAAAGATTTGATTCAAGAGCAGTTTCATTACTTGGATACCATGGGATTCGATACCGCTTTTACTGAAATGGAACGAAATCGGATCAAGTTTTCTACTTATAAAGCATTGGAAAATTATCCCTTGTATCATGCTTGGAGTACGGGTAACATGGATTATCAGCCGGATACCGCTTATCTTTCCTGTATCAAAAAATTGATCAAGGAAGATGAGAAGTTATTAGTTCTCAAAGAATATCAAGAAGGGATGGCGTCTTTAGTTTCGTTAATCAGTACTTACCATATGAAGGAGTTGGATGCCTACAAGCAAGTGATGGCGCAGTTTGATTACGTGATTCATCACTTGACGAACGAAACATTGGTGGAGTTTCTGATTGATCATTATGCCTATGCTTACTTGCTTGGTGTGGGAATTGACGGGCATATTGATGATGTATTGCGGGTGTATGACTTCTACGTGAAGAATCCGGTATTGCGGAAGCGGTTTCAAGAGGTTTATGATCGTTGTGCGAAAATTGTTCCCGGTAGTCCTGCTTTTGATTTTATGTTTACGGATATTGCCGGGCAAGCTGTCGAATTGGAAGATTTTAGAGGAAAATACCTGTTCATCAACGTGTGGACGACTTGGGGTGTTCCTTGTCGCTATGAAAATCTGGCTTGGGAGAAACTGGAAAAAGAGTTTGAAGATGATAATATTGTGTTCGTGGCCGTTTCTTGTGATAGTGACCGGGCTGTTTGGGAAAAGCGGGTGCGAGAGAATCCCAAGGGAGAGGTGCAATTATACATGGGGAATGATCGTTCTTTCATGGATTTTTACATGATCCGCGGAGTTCCCCGTTTCATTTTGATCGCTCCGGACGGACGTATTATCAACTCGGATATGTTACGACCTTCTGATCCCGAAACGGCTAAGACATTGCGGGCTTACCTGAAAGAAAAATAG
- a CDS encoding NADP-dependent malic enzyme, with amino-acid sequence MNNMDKKQALHYHAMGRPGKIEVVPTKPHSTQYDLSLAYSPGVAEPCLEIQKNQIDAYKYTAKSNLVAVISNGTAVLGLGDIGALSGKPVMEGKGLLFKIFADIDVFDIELDTKDVDKFIETVKMISPTFGGINLEDIKAPECFEIERRLKKELDIPVMHDDQHGTAIISAAGLLNALELNGKKIDTIRVVVNGAGAAAISCARLYKALGVKKENMIMCDSKGVIYTGRAGLNAEKEEFAVETSARTLTEALVGADMFLGLSVADILNEEMIQSMAKDPIVFALANPNPEISYEKAIHSRPDIIFATGRSDYPNQINNVLGFPYIFRGALDVQARSINEEMKLAATYALAELTKEPVPENVKMAYNDPSIAFGRNYIIPKPLDTRLISRIAPAVAKAAIESGVARTEIEDWDAYRDQLEKRMGQDERLMRRMTRKAKTNPKRIVFAEGADIKTLMAVQEILSEKIAHPILIGNKTEIETLQKQYKLELPELTIFDPTKEIDKIDQYTQAYYEKRQRKGIILEQAKELMKNPNFIGLMMVESGEADGFISGIHSNYHDVLRAAKDIIGLRACCKYAVGMHIVTNKKGTYFLADTTVNSHPSADTLECVTVLTYEAVKQFNVEPVVALTSYSNFGEYRLGSPAQIQEAVDTLHRKYPEILVDGEMSASIAFNTELRQARFPFSPLANKDVNTIIFPNLSSGSIALGILQELGNNEIIGPVLLGLNKPVHILQMGCSVRDIVYMTTLAVTDAQKEMPVDMCRI; translated from the coding sequence ATGAACAACATGGATAAAAAACAGGCCCTGCATTATCATGCGATGGGACGTCCCGGAAAGATTGAAGTCGTTCCGACAAAACCACATAGTACACAATATGATCTTTCACTGGCCTATTCTCCGGGGGTTGCAGAACCTTGTCTGGAAATCCAGAAAAATCAAATTGATGCCTATAAATATACCGCCAAGAGCAATCTGGTAGCCGTGATTTCAAACGGGACAGCCGTACTCGGGCTAGGAGATATCGGAGCCTTGTCCGGTAAACCCGTCATGGAAGGAAAAGGATTATTGTTTAAAATATTCGCCGACATCGACGTGTTTGATATCGAGCTCGACACGAAAGACGTGGATAAATTCATCGAAACGGTTAAAATGATCTCCCCGACTTTCGGGGGAATAAACCTGGAAGACATTAAAGCTCCCGAATGTTTCGAAATCGAACGACGACTGAAAAAAGAACTGGATATTCCCGTGATGCACGACGACCAACACGGGACAGCCATTATTTCGGCCGCCGGGTTATTAAATGCCCTCGAACTCAACGGGAAAAAAATTGATACCATTCGTGTCGTGGTCAACGGTGCCGGAGCCGCAGCCATTTCCTGCGCCCGCCTTTATAAAGCATTGGGTGTGAAGAAAGAGAACATGATCATGTGCGACAGCAAAGGAGTCATCTACACGGGAAGAGCCGGACTCAACGCGGAAAAAGAAGAATTTGCCGTCGAGACCTCTGCCCGCACGCTAACCGAAGCACTCGTCGGTGCGGATATGTTTTTAGGCCTTTCTGTTGCCGACATCTTGAACGAAGAGATGATTCAAAGTATGGCCAAAGACCCGATCGTATTCGCCCTCGCCAACCCGAATCCGGAAATCAGCTATGAAAAAGCGATCCACAGCCGACCGGACATCATTTTTGCCACGGGACGCTCGGATTACCCAAACCAAATCAATAACGTACTCGGTTTCCCGTATATTTTCCGGGGAGCATTGGATGTACAAGCCCGGAGTATTAACGAGGAGATGAAACTTGCCGCCACTTACGCACTGGCTGAATTGACGAAAGAACCCGTTCCCGAAAACGTGAAAATGGCATACAATGACCCGTCCATCGCTTTCGGTCGGAATTACATCATTCCCAAACCTTTGGACACCCGTCTGATCAGTCGCATCGCCCCCGCCGTGGCAAAAGCCGCTATCGAATCGGGAGTTGCCCGTACGGAAATCGAGGACTGGGATGCCTATCGGGATCAACTGGAAAAACGTATGGGCCAAGACGAACGACTCATGCGCCGAATGACCCGTAAAGCCAAAACCAATCCCAAACGGATAGTGTTTGCGGAAGGAGCCGACATTAAAACCTTGATGGCCGTACAGGAAATCCTTTCGGAAAAGATCGCTCATCCCATACTCATCGGCAACAAAACCGAAATCGAAACTCTTCAAAAACAATATAAATTAGAGTTACCCGAACTGACCATTTTTGACCCGACAAAAGAGATCGACAAAATAGATCAATACACCCAAGCTTATTACGAAAAAAGACAAAGAAAAGGGATCATCCTAGAACAAGCCAAAGAATTGATGAAGAACCCGAATTTCATCGGTTTAATGATGGTTGAATCGGGAGAAGCAGATGGTTTCATCTCCGGCATTCACTCTAATTATCACGATGTGCTCCGGGCAGCCAAAGACATCATCGGTCTAAGAGCCTGTTGCAAATATGCCGTGGGGATGCACATCGTGACCAATAAAAAAGGTACTTATTTCCTAGCCGACACGACGGTTAACAGCCACCCGTCAGCCGACACGCTGGAGTGCGTGACCGTCCTCACCTACGAGGCAGTAAAACAATTCAACGTGGAACCGGTTGTCGCCCTCACCTCATACTCCAATTTCGGGGAATACCGCTTAGGTAGCCCAGCACAGATACAAGAGGCTGTTGACACGCTTCATCGTAAATATCCCGAAATTCTAGTCGACGGAGAGATGTCCGCATCCATCGCATTCAACACCGAATTGCGACAAGCACGTTTCCCATTCTCCCCTCTGGCAAACAAAGATGTGAATACAATCATTTTCCCAAATCTCAGTTCCGGAAGTATTGCCTTGGGCATATTGCAAGAATTAGGAAACAACGAAATCATCGGTCCCGTTCTACTCGGTTTAAACAAACCGGTACACATTTTGCAAATGGGATGCAGCGTGAGAGATATTGTTTACATGACCACCTTGGCCGTGACTGACGCACAGAAGGAAATGCCGGTGGATATGTGCCGAATCTGA
- the rpiB gene encoding ribose 5-phosphate isomerase B, with protein sequence MKIAIACDHAGYEYKERLVKYLREKGHEVKDFGAYSAESMDYPDTAHPMAAAVESGEYEKGIAICGSGNGISMTANKHQGIRCALCWNMELAALARQHNDANVVGLPARFIAYEEAQNVVDVFLSTDFEGGRHQRRVEKIPVK encoded by the coding sequence ATGAAAATAGCGATAGCATGTGACCATGCCGGTTACGAGTATAAGGAACGGTTGGTAAAATATCTTCGGGAAAAAGGTCATGAGGTAAAGGATTTCGGCGCTTATTCTGCCGAGAGTATGGATTATCCGGATACGGCTCATCCGATGGCAGCAGCCGTTGAGTCGGGCGAGTATGAAAAAGGAATTGCTATTTGCGGAAGCGGTAACGGGATTTCTATGACAGCCAACAAGCATCAGGGCATTCGTTGTGCTTTGTGTTGGAATATGGAACTTGCCGCTTTGGCCCGTCAGCATAATGATGCGAACGTGGTGGGATTACCTGCTCGTTTCATCGCTTACGAAGAGGCTCAAAATGTGGTAGATGTTTTCTTGTCAACGGATTTTGAAGGCGGTCGTCACCAGAGAAGGGTAGAGAAGATTCCGGTAAAATAA
- a CDS encoding HlyD family secretion protein translates to MNRKTRKAISNAIVVIVVLITFIGVCTHFFHFGKVEYTDNAQVRQHIVPVNSRVQGFIKKVYFDEYQQVRKGDTLAVIEDAEFVLRVAQAEADYQNAITGKHVMTTGVSTTRNNVAVSVAGLQEAKVLLDNAERDYLRYRNLFAQKAVTRQQYDRVETTYLAAKARYELLSCQKKSASLVTLEQSQRLGQTEAGIKVAEAALALARINLSYTVIVAPCDGITGRKNIQEGQLVQAGQTLLHLINEQDKWIVANYKETQLRHIIPGCTVEIEVDAVPNVIFKGKVCSVSQATGASLSLLPQDNSAGNFVKVEQRVPVKIEFSDENDPEAVRLLRAGMNVECTICY, encoded by the coding sequence ATGAATAGAAAAACGAGAAAAGCGATTTCTAACGCAATTGTTGTTATTGTTGTATTGATTACTTTTATTGGCGTGTGTACTCATTTTTTTCATTTTGGTAAGGTGGAGTATACGGATAATGCTCAAGTCCGTCAACATATTGTTCCCGTGAATAGCCGGGTGCAAGGATTTATAAAAAAGGTATATTTCGACGAGTACCAGCAGGTACGTAAAGGTGATACGCTTGCCGTGATTGAAGATGCGGAATTTGTACTTCGGGTGGCACAGGCGGAAGCGGATTATCAAAATGCCATTACGGGTAAACACGTGATGACGACAGGGGTGAGCACGACTAGGAATAATGTAGCTGTTTCTGTTGCAGGTCTTCAAGAGGCAAAGGTATTGTTGGATAATGCCGAACGGGATTATCTTCGTTATCGGAATCTATTTGCACAGAAAGCCGTGACTCGCCAGCAGTATGATCGTGTGGAAACTACTTACTTGGCAGCTAAAGCCAGGTATGAATTGTTGTCTTGCCAAAAAAAGTCAGCTTCTTTGGTTACGTTGGAACAGTCTCAACGTTTGGGACAAACGGAGGCGGGAATCAAGGTGGCCGAGGCTGCTCTTGCTCTTGCCCGGATTAATCTTTCGTATACGGTAATCGTTGCCCCTTGTGACGGAATCACGGGAAGAAAGAATATTCAAGAGGGGCAACTCGTGCAAGCCGGGCAGACTTTGTTGCATTTAATAAATGAGCAGGATAAATGGATTGTGGCAAATTACAAAGAGACGCAGTTGCGGCATATCATTCCCGGGTGTACGGTGGAAATTGAAGTGGATGCCGTTCCGAATGTTATTTTTAAGGGGAAGGTTTGTTCGGTATCGCAGGCAACGGGGGCTTCGCTTTCTTTGCTGCCGCAAGATAATTCTGCCGGAAATTTTGTGAAAGTGGAACAACGTGTTCCGGTGAAGATCGAGTTCTCCGATGAAAATGATCCTGAGGCTGTTCGACTTCTGCGAGCCGGAATGAATGTTGAATGTACGATATGTTATTAA
- a CDS encoding TolC family protein, with protein sequence MNKLFLFITILYVSLCCRGVYAQNAGERGITVEEMFSLADRNSKTLQPFVTMMEEAVQSVKMAKNSRLPDINASISLSFLGDGVLLDRDFSNSMNAPIPHFGNNFALEVSQIIYAGGVVNSRIEINRLQEKMAALSLESERDKLRFMLVGYYLDLFKQKNLARVYEQNIVLTRQILADIKARYTEGVSLENDITRYELQLSNLELQQTRIGNAVAILNRNLVTMLGLPEDTRLRPDTSLVSRSMPLEGMSHWRDQALRYALSLRQTSLVVEMNRQQEQVTKSELLPQIAFFANNHFDGPITIEVPPMDKNFNYWYAGVGVKYNLSSLYKSNKSVKRSKLETRRAMQQYEDIKEQTDLAVRADYIRYAEAHEQLHVQMKNVELARQNYAVVYNRYKNGVALIADMLDASVAKLSAEQQLVNACVNIIFHYYKLLYISGTL encoded by the coding sequence ATGAACAAATTATTTCTGTTCATAACGATACTTTATGTGTCGTTATGCTGTAGGGGTGTGTATGCCCAAAATGCGGGGGAAAGGGGTATTACTGTCGAAGAAATGTTTTCTCTTGCCGACCGTAATTCAAAGACGTTGCAGCCGTTTGTAACGATGATGGAGGAAGCCGTACAATCTGTTAAGATGGCTAAAAATTCCCGTTTGCCGGATATAAATGCCTCGATATCACTTTCTTTTTTAGGTGACGGGGTGTTGTTGGATCGTGATTTCAGCAATTCTATGAATGCTCCGATTCCTCATTTCGGGAACAATTTTGCTCTAGAGGTTTCTCAGATAATCTATGCCGGTGGAGTCGTGAATAGTCGGATTGAGATAAATCGATTGCAGGAAAAAATGGCAGCTCTTTCTTTAGAAAGCGAACGTGATAAGTTACGTTTTATGTTGGTGGGCTATTATCTTGATCTTTTTAAACAAAAAAATTTGGCTCGTGTTTACGAACAGAACATTGTATTGACCCGGCAAATTCTGGCGGATATAAAAGCTCGATATACCGAAGGAGTTTCTTTGGAAAACGATATTACACGTTACGAGCTTCAATTATCAAATTTGGAACTTCAGCAAACCCGGATTGGTAATGCGGTGGCGATTCTTAACCGTAATTTAGTGACGATGTTGGGATTGCCCGAGGATACCCGGTTGCGACCCGATACATCTCTTGTGTCACGTTCCATGCCCTTGGAGGGAATGTCGCATTGGAGAGACCAAGCGTTACGTTATGCTTTATCTCTTCGACAGACCTCGTTAGTCGTGGAAATGAATCGGCAGCAGGAACAAGTGACAAAATCGGAGTTACTTCCCCAGATTGCTTTTTTCGCGAACAATCATTTTGATGGTCCGATTACGATAGAGGTTCCCCCGATGGATAAAAACTTTAATTATTGGTATGCGGGAGTAGGTGTGAAGTATAATCTTTCTTCCTTGTATAAATCGAATAAATCCGTAAAACGTAGTAAACTGGAGACCCGACGGGCGATGCAGCAGTATGAGGATATAAAAGAGCAGACCGATTTAGCTGTACGGGCTGATTATATTAGATATGCGGAGGCTCATGAACAATTACACGTGCAAATGAAAAACGTGGAACTTGCTCGTCAGAATTATGCTGTCGTATATAATCGATATAAAAATGGCGTGGCGTTAATTGCCGATATGTTAGACGCGAGTGTGGCGAAATTGTCCGCGGAGCAACAATTGGTAAATGCATGCGTCAATATTATTTTTCATTACTATAAACTTCTTTATATTTCGGGAACCCTTTAA
- a CDS encoding response regulator transcription factor codes for MDEKIKILLAEDDTNLGMLLKEYLRAKGFETVLCEDGEIAYERFLNEPFDICIFDVMMPKKDGFTLAKEVRQINSEIPIIFLTAKSMKEDVLEGFKLGADDYMSKPFSMEELLLRIEAVLRRSTGLKPEDEQEIFKIGKLTFNSKKQTLFDGEEEQKLTTKESELLRLLCLNVNKVLERNYALKNIWADDNYFNARSMDVYITKLRKHLKKDPSVEIINVHGKGYKLIL; via the coding sequence ATGGATGAGAAAATTAAAATTTTATTGGCAGAGGATGATACCAACTTGGGTATGCTTCTTAAAGAATATTTGAGAGCTAAAGGTTTTGAGACCGTTTTATGTGAGGATGGAGAGATTGCATATGAAAGGTTTTTGAACGAACCGTTTGACATTTGCATTTTCGACGTGATGATGCCTAAAAAAGATGGTTTTACGCTTGCGAAAGAAGTTAGACAGATCAATAGCGAAATTCCGATTATTTTCTTGACGGCTAAGTCGATGAAAGAAGATGTGTTGGAAGGATTCAAATTGGGAGCCGACGATTATATGAGTAAACCTTTCAGTATGGAAGAGTTGTTGCTGCGTATCGAGGCTGTCTTGAGAAGATCAACCGGGTTGAAGCCGGAAGATGAACAAGAGATCTTCAAAATTGGTAAATTGACATTCAATTCTAAGAAACAGACCTTGTTTGATGGGGAAGAAGAACAAAAATTGACCACGAAAGAGTCTGAGTTACTTCGTCTGTTGTGCTTGAATGTAAACAAAGTATTGGAAAGAAATTACGCTTTGAAGAATATCTGGGCTGATGACAATTATTTTAATGCCAGAAGCATGGATGTTTATATCACGAAGTTGCGTAAACATTTGAAGAAAGACCCGTCAGTGGAAATTATCAATGTTCACGGAAAAGGATATAAATTGATTCTTTGA
- a CDS encoding sensor histidine kinase, with the protein MRKQQIIILGIVFGISLLGLIILQTSYFQTAYEVKKEQFFYSANRAMDDMVDYIRKQEEAGRLSENRNLSEVRRRGVEIDAPIYIDPKRPIAVKNDPSAVANSMLNLIDDDSEVKDVSEFVGSKFKEDNLATSISKLQQAMKERTGENYRFVPEGKEDKHVIEGRVDLNNLYGFIGNTLTDAGIRSRFEFGIKENGKFILTSKNFLSHVSDDVTLSRKIFPGESSSAILYLKFPDASSDTAGSVWMVLPGVLITIAIVFCAVFCLIVIVRQKKLSVIKNDFINNMTHEFKTPIATISLASQMLKDGAVTNTPETIDRVATIIRDESKRLTFQVERVLQTALFTETRMKLKLKNININQLIEDLLPKFSLRVEDKGGKFSAYLEADQDEVLADEVHVTNVISNLVDNAIKYCVKPPEITIYTRNKDKEIIISVIDNGIGIAKKDQKLIFERFYRVSTGNLHDVKGFGLGLSYVKKIVEAHGGRIDVESSLDKGSCFDIILPLTVKKQKIKRTLFF; encoded by the coding sequence ATGAGAAAGCAACAGATAATCATATTAGGGATTGTGTTTGGTATATCCTTGCTGGGATTGATTATTCTCCAGACCAGTTATTTCCAAACGGCTTACGAGGTGAAGAAGGAGCAATTCTTCTACTCAGCTAACCGGGCTATGGATGATATGGTTGATTATATCCGCAAGCAGGAAGAGGCGGGTAGGCTTTCTGAAAACAGGAATCTGTCTGAGGTCAGACGTCGGGGTGTGGAGATTGATGCCCCGATCTATATTGACCCGAAACGTCCGATTGCTGTGAAGAATGACCCGTCGGCAGTTGCCAATTCTATGCTTAATTTGATTGATGATGATTCGGAGGTGAAGGATGTCAGTGAGTTTGTGGGAAGTAAGTTCAAGGAAGATAATTTGGCCACTTCTATCTCCAAGTTGCAACAAGCCATGAAAGAGCGAACCGGGGAAAATTACAGGTTTGTGCCGGAAGGGAAAGAAGATAAACACGTGATCGAGGGGCGGGTTGATTTGAATAATCTATATGGTTTTATCGGTAACACGCTGACAGATGCGGGAATCCGTTCCCGTTTTGAATTCGGTATTAAGGAAAATGGTAAATTTATTCTGACATCCAAGAATTTTTTAAGTCATGTCTCGGATGATGTGACGCTTAGCCGGAAGATATTTCCGGGTGAAAGTTCTTCTGCAATCTTATACTTGAAATTCCCGGATGCTTCGTCCGATACGGCGGGTTCCGTGTGGATGGTTTTGCCCGGGGTGCTGATCACGATTGCTATCGTATTTTGTGCCGTGTTCTGCCTGATCGTTATTGTCCGGCAGAAAAAGTTGTCGGTCATCAAGAATGATTTTATTAATAATATGACGCACGAGTTTAAAACTCCGATCGCGACAATTTCTTTGGCATCGCAGATGTTGAAGGACGGGGCGGTGACGAATACCCCGGAGACCATTGACCGGGTGGCCACGATTATCCGGGATGAGAGTAAACGTTTGACTTTCCAGGTGGAACGGGTGTTGCAAACGGCCTTGTTCACGGAAACCCGGATGAAACTAAAGCTAAAAAATATAAATATTAATCAGTTGATTGAAGATTTATTGCCTAAATTTAGCTTACGTGTGGAGGATAAAGGGGGTAAGTTCTCTGCTTATCTTGAGGCAGATCAAGATGAAGTGCTTGCGGATGAGGTGCATGTGACAAACGTGATTTCCAATCTCGTGGATAATGCGATAAAATATTGTGTAAAACCACCGGAAATTACCATTTATACTCGTAATAAAGATAAAGAAATTATAATAAGTGTCATTGATAATGGCATAGGAATTGCTAAAAAAGATCAGAAGTTGATCTTTGAAAGATTCTATCGTGTGTCCACGGGAAATTTGCATGACGTGAAAGGATTTGGCTTGGGACTATCATATGTGAAGAAAATCGTTGAGGCTCATGGTGGAAGAATAGACGTGGAAAGTTCTCTTGATAAGGGGAGCTGTTTTGACATCATATTACCTTTAACCGTAAAAAAACAAAAAATAAAGAGAACCTTATTTTTCTAA
- the ruvB gene encoding Holliday junction branch migration DNA helicase RuvB, with product MGNFDIRTGNVPDNEKELEKALRPLSFSDFRGQKKIVDNLEVFVEAAKMRGESLDHVLLHGPPGLGKTTLSAIIANELGVGIKITSGPVLDKPGDLAGLLTNLEPNDVLFIDEIHRLSPIVEEYLYSAMEDFKIDIMIDKGPAARSVQIQLSPFTLIGATTRSGLLTAPLRARFGINSHLEYYDLDVLTGIVERSAAILRTKITSQASKEIASRSRGTPRIANALLRRVRDFAMVKGNGVVDLEITTFALEALNIDKFGLDDMDNKILLTIIDKFKGGPVGLTTIATAVSEDPGTLEEVYEPFLIKEGFLKRTPRGREVTGLAYKHLRKNRRTDDWQATLF from the coding sequence ATGGGTAATTTTGATATAAGGACCGGGAATGTGCCAGATAATGAGAAAGAACTGGAGAAAGCTTTGCGTCCGTTGAGTTTTAGTGATTTTCGTGGGCAAAAGAAAATTGTGGATAATTTGGAGGTCTTCGTGGAGGCTGCGAAGATGCGAGGTGAATCTTTGGATCACGTTCTGTTGCACGGCCCTCCCGGGTTGGGAAAGACAACGTTGTCGGCTATTATTGCCAACGAGTTGGGAGTCGGGATTAAGATTACTTCCGGTCCGGTGTTGGATAAACCGGGTGATTTAGCGGGGTTGTTAACTAATTTGGAGCCGAATGATGTGTTGTTTATTGACGAGATTCATCGGTTAAGTCCGATCGTGGAAGAGTATCTTTACTCGGCGATGGAGGATTTTAAGATTGATATTATGATAGATAAAGGTCCGGCAGCCCGATCCGTGCAGATCCAATTGAGTCCTTTCACGCTGATCGGGGCAACCACGCGTAGCGGCTTGCTGACAGCCCCGTTGAGAGCGCGTTTTGGAATCAATAGTCATTTGGAGTATTACGATCTCGACGTGTTGACGGGAATCGTGGAGCGTTCGGCAGCTATTTTAAGAACAAAGATCACGAGTCAAGCCTCGAAGGAAATAGCGTCCAGAAGTCGCGGGACGCCACGTATTGCTAATGCCTTGCTGCGTCGGGTACGGGATTTTGCCATGGTGAAGGGAAACGGGGTGGTTGATCTTGAGATCACGACCTTTGCGCTGGAAGCTTTGAATATTGATAAGTTCGGGCTGGATGATATGGATAATAAAATACTGTTGACGATTATTGATAAGTTTAAGGGAGGGCCTGTTGGTTTGACTACGATTGCAACTGCGGTCAGTGAGGACCCGGGAACCTTGGAAGAGGTTTACGAGCCGTTCTTGATTAAGGAAGGTTTTCTGAAAAGAACTCCCCGGGGGCGTGAAGTGACGGGTTTGGCCTACAAGCATCTGCGGAAGAATCGGCGAACGGATGATTGGCAAGCTACGTTGTTTTAG
- a CDS encoding nucleoside deaminase — MDKHEIFMRKALEEARLAEEEGEIPVGAVVVCKGRVIARAHNQTERLNDVTAHAEMLAITSATSLLGGKYLNDCTLYVTLEPCVMCGGALAWAQLGELVYGAADPHRGYARLSPSVLHPKTNVVTGVLENECGELVKNFFAKKR, encoded by the coding sequence ATGGATAAGCACGAGATATTTATGCGGAAAGCGTTGGAAGAAGCCCGCTTGGCTGAAGAAGAAGGAGAAATTCCGGTAGGGGCAGTAGTCGTTTGTAAAGGTCGGGTAATCGCCCGGGCTCATAATCAAACCGAGCGTTTGAATGATGTGACGGCGCATGCGGAGATGCTTGCCATCACATCTGCGACTTCTTTATTGGGAGGAAAATATTTAAATGATTGTACCCTGTATGTCACGTTAGAACCGTGCGTCATGTGTGGCGGTGCGCTTGCTTGGGCCCAATTGGGAGAATTGGTGTACGGGGCTGCCGATCCGCATCGGGGGTATGCCCGGCTTTCCCCGTCTGTGTTGCACCCGAAGACAAACGTGGTTACCGGAGTTTTAGAGAATGAATGTGGAGAATTGGTAAAAAATTTCTTTGCCAAAAAAAGATAA